From Clarias gariepinus isolate MV-2021 ecotype Netherlands chromosome 2, CGAR_prim_01v2, whole genome shotgun sequence, one genomic window encodes:
- the LOC128541458 gene encoding trace amine-associated receptor 6-like, whose translation MKITELNQSDHCVYFFCPERSVSPAVYVFLYMGSAAVVLLTVCGNLLVIISVLHFKQLHTPTNMLILSLAVSDLLVGILLMPPTLIWTIESCWIFGRGFCTGVWLIAGVLLTVSIYNVVLISVDRYLALFIHKHSLYKNDVQHGYMKLSERKAAKVLGILVSVFLVCLLPYFIYSLLGGIIELQLGIIQNVLIMLYLNSTINPIVYALFYPWFRKSFQLVITLHIFQTDSALINVIS comes from the exons ATGAAAATTACAGAGTTAAACCAGTCTGATCACTGCGTGTATTTCTTTTGTCCAGAGAGATCTGTATCTCCTGCAGTTTATGTTTTCTTGTACATGGGTTCAGCTGCCGTGGTTCTACTAACAGTGTGTGGAAATCTGCTGGTCATCATCTCTGTTTTGCACttcaagcagcttcacacacctACTAATATGCTCATACTTTCTCTGGCTGTGTCAGATTTACTTGTTGGTATTTTACTGATGCCACCAACGTTGATCTGGACAATTGAGTCATGCTGGATCTTTGGGCGAGGTTTCTGCACTGGTGTGTGGTTAATTGCTGGTGTTTTATTAactgtatctatctataatGTTGTTTTAATCTCTGTTGATCGCTATCTGGCTctttttatacacaaacacagtctCTACAAAAATGATGTGCAACATGGTTACAtgaaactg tctgagagaaaagcagctaaagtcctcggcattttagtgtctgtgtttctggtgtgtttacttccatattttatttatagtttgttAGGTGGCATTATTGAACTACAATTAGGAATAATTCAGAACGTTTTGATCATGCTTTATCTTAACTCCACAATTAATCCAATTGTATATGCTCTTTTTTACCCATGGTTTAGGAAATCATTTCAATTAGTTATAACTTTGCATATATTCCAGACAGACTCCGCACTAATCAAtgttatttcataa